Part of the Diprion similis isolate iyDipSimi1 chromosome 4, iyDipSimi1.1, whole genome shotgun sequence genome is shown below.
AACGCtgtatttcaatattaaaaatacttCCGATTCATCGTCATTACAGTTGATGATTCatggggtaaaaaaatttatcatcttTTGACCGATTGTTTATTTGGATTAATTTCTTGATTGAATATGAATATCAGCCTTGTACAgacactttatttttattttgtcacgTTCCATCATAACCTTAGAAATGTTGCGACCAGGCTCTATAAAATAGCTGTGATGCataaattataacaattaaCGAATTTTATTGAACTGTGAACATTAATTAACATATGAAGTCACACTTTTATTTACGGATTTTATGCGTCGGGGCTTTTCGcacttttttcgcattcaattctcgacaaaaatatatattttctataattttagGTATATTCGTTAACGactaatgaaatttcaaagagcaaaaaaagtttttcccatgttattgcCATAAAATAATTCGATCACATAGCGGACTATCTTAGAgtttttgttaataatttgaaaGCTTTTAAACCCCTaggagcataaaaattgaaaaacaacccTATCAGGACCACCCTGCTACCCATTAACGGAAGttctgaaatattatttcgtttattttgcAGAAGAACATAATGTCATCGTCATCGCGTGTCAAGTCAAAGAATGCCTTGAAATCGCCGAGAAAGACGGGAAATGAGGAAACTTCGGCAGCTCCTGGTGCAGTGGATGACAAGAAGACCCAGAAGGACGTCAAGAAGGAGGGTGAAGcgaagaaattaaattccatcgacaacaacaacacacAGTGCGATGCTCGAGCAACCGAAGTCTCAAATGTGCAGgcaaaattgtcgaaaaagaTGAATGACGTGTGTGGCGAACTTCAGAGGATAAAGATAGAGGATGGAGGAGAGCCCCAACCGATGAAAGAAgcaacggaaaaaaaatcagacgtGGAAGAAACGActcaaaaaaatgttgacgCTGCTTGTAAGAGAGAAGAGTCGAATCTCGATGAAAACGAGAATCAAAATGCAGATAAAAATGGGTTGAAGATGAAGACTGTTGATAATGGATCATGGAGATTGGAATGGAGATTTGCTCTTCTACAGAaaatgcagaatttttattctccctCGAACTTGACAGTCTTCATCTTGATCCCATCTTACTCTGCGCCTTGAATCTCGTTCTCATCAAGTTCCGATTCTTTTCTCTATTACAGATCAAGTCAAGACGAaggaacagaagaaaaaagaacgagaGACTGAACGACTTGCAAAAGCGATGacaaaattcagcaaaaaattcGTGTCGGCAGCCAAAGATTTAGGAATCATTGAACGTAAGTCGTTTTACTTgggaaaatgaatttctttttttttcgtcgagaattgaaaaactgaGAAGTTACAGTGTCGGCTGGATTACTGTCAAATCTGGTGTTCTTTCAAGTTCTGATGAAAATTCCTGTGTAATCCATAGTTTCGCAAAATCATGTCACGTCTACTAAAATTCGTTAAAACCACATGAAGccccgtgaaattttttaattatcacgATTCGTGAATTTGCAGTCCTGTaaaatctcttgaaatctATTTCAGTTCTCTGAAATCCCTTGAAGCCTGATGAAATCTTTTGGAATAGCGTGAATTctttaaagtttgaaaaaaactttaaaaacCTATGATATCCAGttttaaatttcatccaaTCTAACAAGATTTCATAGAATCCGTTAAAGTGTTTGAAGTCTCATGAAATTCTACTATTTTAGTACGTGAGTTCCATGAAGTTTTGTTATAAAGTAATCAACCACTTTAACgtaagatatttgaaaaaaaaaaaatttaatttaaatacaaATGGAATGGAATAGCTGTGCTGAACAGTTCAAgtgtaaaatcgatttttaattttcaacttgatCTTCGTGCTTCGTTATTTGcttaaaaaattgacatcATAATATGCAGTCTGCGAGGAATATTCAATCCTTTTTCATTCATGGCGCGTTCGATGAAAACGGTTGTTCAATTTAACGATTAATTGCCACTCGGAATAGAAAACGAACGATGGAGAAAAACGAGTGCACTTGAAAGCTCCGCAGTCTGCTGTCACGAATTCTAACAATTTAATTACTCCCAGCTCAGCCTCAGACATGTAACTGATTAAAGCAACTCTTCGTTTTGTTACGAACCTGACAATGAGTATTGAGGTGGAGGGATTTGGATTCGTTAACGAATGACGGGTGAAATTTAACGGCTAATTGACGCTCGTGAAATATTGCAATATATAATGTAGTTTTGTGGGATATGagtattgcatgaaaaataacaCTAAAAATGAGTAAAGTAgtacaaattttcaagagaCTTGCAGGACATTGAAGTATGCAGTTGCAAagttatgcaaatttttttttaatatcatctGTACATTTTTGCAAAGATCCACTATAGAAACCCATTTATTAATCTGTAAAACAATAAGCATTCTAGCAAGAACTGAATCTTTGTGAATCCAGGCAGCTTTGAGGGGAATTTCCGAAACGAAAAGCGCTTTGAAGTTACATAGAATCAAGTGTTTAGAACAATGAATATTGTGTAGGTTATGAAATGACGTCATTTTTTGTCGAATTCGTAGAAAACTATTAAAAAATGCTGCGAAGTGATGTTGTAGTTCTAAAAACAGTGCAGTTTGCGTTGAAACATTTTATCTTTCTCCCAATACTCACGATGCGATCATCCTTAAGGAATCTGTCtgaactaatttttttaccgaatcTTTGTGTATCCGGTTacttttaaatattaattccaTGTATAAACTACAGTAAAATTTAGccaaaattaattcaaaagtGTTCTTAGATATTCATGAAGTGCATTTCGTCGGGTTAGTGGAATAAAGAGACACGTCGTTTCCATTTTCGAAAAAGTGACACGTCGGTTTTGAGCTACGAAAAAGTGGCACCTCGGGGCTGAAGTGAAAAACAGGACAACTCGCTTTTAAAGTTGAAGAAGGGaacatataataaattaattttgattttgaattataatttctttgtttgcttaattgttttttgaagtggagaatttttaatttttaaaaatgacaatGCAGGTACATTATCAAGTGCGATAAGAGTTGCAAAAAAAGAATGCCATAGCGATGCGGCTTGTAAACGTaccattaaaaattaaaaattttccactttcaaaaacaattcagcaaacaaaaaaattataatttgaaatgaaaaatgaatttattagaaaaatctaaaacgtGTCCCGTTATTGAAACTCAAAACGACGTCTCtcctttttcaactttaaaatCGAGCTGTCCTGTTTTTGACTTCAAAACCGAGGTGGTTCGTTTTTCAAGCTCAAAACTACGTGACTCTTTTTACAAGCCTAAAGCGACGTGTCACGTTTTATACTGTTAAAAGCGAGTTTATTCCACTAACCCGACGATTTAAAATCCTCGAACAATGTAATCAAGTTTCTCAAAACCATATATAACCATCACAAGCTCTTCGCAAGAAgccttaaaaaatatttctacaattcattaaatattttcagcgtctgctgaaatatttcataaaatttacgaaatgtatgtgaaaatacataaatttatgATATCTCTAagattctaaaatttttctatacgaAACTGTGACGTTTATTGttcgaaaaaaacatgaaactgGTCGTGTTTCcctttattttcatacttcaATTTGGTGCGAAACAGGTTCACTGCAATACGACACGAGTTTCTACATAGATAATGCAAAACTTATTGTGAACATCGCAGAATCCAAACTAATTACCACGACAGCAAAAAACGATAACTTTTCACCGCCAATTTCAGAGAACCAGGACTACAGTTCAGATTCGGATATCTCGTTGCTCTTGACGGATTCCTCATTGTGTTCATCAAGCTGCACCTGTTCAGAGTGCTGCACAACCGATTCCTCGACGTGCAGCTGCTCGGATTGCTGCTCCGACGGAAGAAGCAGCTCAACTTCATATTCCGCAGGTTCGTCGACTACGGATTCGTCGTCAGAATCGAGCAGCGAAAGCTCGCCGTCCTCTCCGTAATCCGATGATCGTATCGAGTTAAATTCTCAAATTGTTCTCTACAAATTCGGCATTGAATGTCGATTTTGCCCTGATTTCGAGAGCACTTAatgagaattttgaatttttgaattttttgatgtttcgataattgaaaatttgtcataGTACCAATTTTATGATGGTCATTGATcagtgtatttattataatcatcTAATTTCCATTCCCTGTGattgttgaagaaaagaaatttgaatggAAAATATGTAATCGAATTAATACAACTTATTGGTGATATTTCACCCTGTTAAAATGTAATCGAACTTCATATATTTGTAAGGATTTTTGTATCGAATGAAATGTGATCTATTTCGTGTTATAATGTGTGATCTAACGATCGATTATTAAGCTTGTTTAATTGTCTGCTGTAAATcatagtatattattatttattaatcagAGGTAATGAAtaaactttgtttttaactatTCGACGTAGAAATGATGTCAGGTTTCACGCAAccagtgaaattgaattccaGTAATCACGTTTGTGTGTAATTCAGACGGTAGAGGAAAAAACGTGACACATTATTCATGTCGTACATAGAATTTTCAGAATCCGTAGCGCGAAGCCAATATGCTGGGAATCAGATGTAACACCTAGTGCCGAGAACATACGTGGCCAAAACTGAGCGAAATTTAATATCACTGTGCAAAATTGTTTATCTTTATCGATTTAAATGTTAAAACTCAATTTTCTCATGcagtatacaaaaaaaaaaatcttgttacCGTAATCTGGGGGAGAATCCGTTATACCAACTTTGAAAAACCTTcttaattcagaaaaatctcAGCTAACGCAATGGAAATTGTAATTCAAGCGGTTTATCCTATTCCATAAATAGATGGTAGGTGAGCTTCGCACCTATAGATATACCCTCAGTTACTGATCGCCCACGCCGTCACGAGAATTCCAATTCTGTCCTTCCACCCACTTCCGATTCCCCtcgctttctttttctctttctctttctgcttctgcttctccCATCCATTTCTCAATTTGGGACTCTTACATCAATCATTGGGTATATCTCTTTGAGCTATTAGCTCTGTATACGCGTTATGGTGTGTGGTACCTGCACAAACGCGCTCGTCAAGAGGACCAAGAGACTACA
Proteins encoded:
- the LOC124405332 gene encoding suppressor protein SRP40-like; amino-acid sequence: MSSSSRVKSKNALKSPRKTGNEETSAAPGAVDDKKTQKDVKKEGEAKKLNSIDNNNTQCDARATEVSNVQAKLSKKMNDVCGELQRIKIEDGGEPQPMKEATEKKSDVEETTQKNVDAAYQVKTKEQKKKERETERLAKAMTKFSKKFVSAAKDLGIIEQNQDYSSDSDISLLLTDSSLCSSSCTCSECCTTDSSTCSCSDCCSDGRSSSTSYSAGSSTTDSSSESSSESSPSSP